Sequence from the Angustibacter luteus genome:
CGTTGACGACCACCGCGCCGACCTGGAGGTCCCTCCACGCCTGCGTCATACGGTCCAGGCGCTGGGTGAAGAGTCCGGCCTGCAGTCCGTAGCGGCTGCGGTTGCACTGCTCGATGACATCGTCGAAGGCCTCGAACCGCAGCACGACCACGACCGCGCCGAAGGCCTCGTTGGTCACCAAGGTCGCGTCCGGGCTCGGGTCGGCGACCACCGTGGGGGTCAGGGTGGCACCGTCGCGGTCGCCACCACAGACCAGGCGGGCACCGTCCCGCACGGCGGCGTTGATCCATGCTTCGACGCGGCTGGCGGCCTGGTCGTCGACCATCGAGCCGATGTCGGTTCCTGGTTTGCTGGGGTCGCCCACAGTGAGCTGGGCGACCTCCTTGCCCATGAGATCGACGAACTCGTCGAACACCGAGGAGTGGACGTAGACACGTTGGACCGAGATGCAGCTCTGACCGGAGTTGGAGTAGCCGGTCCGGGTGCAGATTCGAGCGGCGCGAGCCACGTCGGCGTCGTCGCAGACGATGGTCGCCGCGTTCCCGCCGAGCTCGAGGACCAGGCGTTTGGCACCCGCAGCGCGGGCAACTGCCGCGCCCGTCTCGGCGCTGCCGGTGAAGCTGATGACGGCGACCTCAGGGGCGGCGCAAAGCCGTGCCCCGAGGTCGCCACCACCATGCAGCAGCTGCACGGCCTCAGCCGGCACCCCTGCCTCGACGAGCAGGGCGACGATGGCCGCCGTCACGGCCGGCGCCTGCGGCGGTGACTTGACCAGCGTGGTGTTGCCCGCTGCGAACGAGGCGCCGAGCTTGTGCGCCAACAGGTTCGCCGGGGCATTGAAGGGGGTGATCGCCAGAGCCACGCCCAGTGGCGCGCGGAAGGTCATGGCGAGGTTCCCCACGCCCACCTGCCAGCCGGCCACTGGCAGGACGTCGCCGCCGATCTGCCGAGCCTCGTGGGCACAGATGGCGAAGGTGTCAGCGACGCGGTCGACCTCCTTGCCGCCGTCCGAGATCGGCTTGCCCAGCTCCCGGGCGATCACGTGTGCCAGTCGGTCGCGATGGTGGTGAGCGAGCCGGCTGGCGCTCTCGAGCGCCTCCGCGCGGTGCGCGGGAGACATCGCGGCAACCCTTGCTGCGCCCGACGTCGTGGCGGCCAGTGCCGCGTCGATCTCCTCGTCGGTCGGCGTCCACGCGCGGGTGACGGTCTCGCGCAGCCAGGGGCCGACGCGCTCGAAGGGTTCACCTGCACGGCTCCATCGGCCGGCGATGAAGGAGGGCGCCTCCATGAGCTGCCCACGCCCGGCGGCGTCGAGGATGTCGTCCAGCACGATGCCCCTTTGGTAAACCACTAGTCGGCTCGTATAGACCACTGTGTGGTCCTCGTGTAAGTTACGGCGTGGCCGGGCAACTGGCAAGGGTTACCGGCCGATGAACCTCCGCCGACAGCCTGACAATGGCAGTCTGAGCCCATACCAAGGCGTTGCCGTCAGGTGAGTCTGCCCCAGAGAGGATCACGAATGTCCGTTACGGCAGAGGAAAAGCTGTCGAAGGCCGATGTGGGCGGCGTCCGCAGCGTGCAACGAGCTGTGGAGATCCTCGCCCTGCTCAGCGAGGATCGGACCACCGTCACGGTCTCCGAGATCGTCGCCGAGACCGGCTTGGCCAAGACCACTGTGGTACGGATGCTCCACACGTTGGAACAGAACGGCCTGCTCTGGAGCACGGGCCATGGCGTCACCGCCGGGCCAGGTCTGTGGCGGTGGGCGTACCTGGCGAAGCGGGGCTGGGAGCTGCCATCGCAGTTCCGGGCGATGATGCGCGACCTCTCCCTGGAGACCAAGGAGACGGTGAACCTGTACGTCACGCGCGACGTCCAGCGGGTCTGCATCGCCCAGCAGCAGAGCAGCCAGACCCTTCGGCACGTCGTGCACGTCGGCGACGAGCTGCCGTTGTGGGCGGGCGCCTCGTCCAAGGTGCTGCTGCAGGACGCCACCGAGAGTCTGTTGGAACGGGTCGCAAGCTTGTCACCCGAAGGGCCAGAACGACTGGATCGCCTTCGTGACGGCATCGCTCGCGCGCGAGAGGCCGGTTACGCGGTCAGCCACGGCGAGCGCGAGGTCGGGGTCTCGGCTGTGGCCGTCCCCGTGGTCTCCCGGTCAGGGCACGTCGACTCTGCCCTGGCGATCAGCGGCCCCACCGCCAGATTCAGGGACGACCGGGTCGACAGCTTCGTGGCCCAGCTCAAGAGCGTCTCGGCACAGATGACCACCAGAGGATTCACCCACCCGTTCGAGGCGTGAGATCGCGGACGCGTACGTGAGGCGGCATCGCCGCGGAAAGAGGCATGAGTGGAACAGCTACCGCTTGCAGGGGTGCGAG
This genomic interval carries:
- a CDS encoding aldehyde dehydrogenase family protein, translating into MLDDILDAAGRGQLMEAPSFIAGRWSRAGEPFERVGPWLRETVTRAWTPTDEEIDAALAATTSGAARVAAMSPAHRAEALESASRLAHHHRDRLAHVIARELGKPISDGGKEVDRVADTFAICAHEARQIGGDVLPVAGWQVGVGNLAMTFRAPLGVALAITPFNAPANLLAHKLGASFAAGNTTLVKSPPQAPAVTAAIVALLVEAGVPAEAVQLLHGGGDLGARLCAAPEVAVISFTGSAETGAAVARAAGAKRLVLELGGNAATIVCDDADVARAARICTRTGYSNSGQSCISVQRVYVHSSVFDEFVDLMGKEVAQLTVGDPSKPGTDIGSMVDDQAASRVEAWINAAVRDGARLVCGGDRDGATLTPTVVADPSPDATLVTNEAFGAVVVVLRFEAFDDVIEQCNRSRYGLQAGLFTQRLDRMTQAWRDLQVGAVVVNGSSNFRLDHVPFGGVKDSGFGRESPAHMIEDYTSVKTLLVRDMTIWGEE
- a CDS encoding IclR family transcriptional regulator, whose product is MSLPQRGSRMSVTAEEKLSKADVGGVRSVQRAVEILALLSEDRTTVTVSEIVAETGLAKTTVVRMLHTLEQNGLLWSTGHGVTAGPGLWRWAYLAKRGWELPSQFRAMMRDLSLETKETVNLYVTRDVQRVCIAQQQSSQTLRHVVHVGDELPLWAGASSKVLLQDATESLLERVASLSPEGPERLDRLRDGIARAREAGYAVSHGEREVGVSAVAVPVVSRSGHVDSALAISGPTARFRDDRVDSFVAQLKSVSAQMTTRGFTHPFEA